Part of the Rhizoctonia solani chromosome 2, complete sequence genome is shown below.
AACAACAGAGTAAAAGCACGACTCCAAAGCACGGAAAATCCGTATCTGGCTACTCTGCGTCCCCACTTGGTTCACCTACCAAGAAGTGGAATGCATTACCTCAGGATGACTTGTCTAGTAGCGTCGGATCCATAAGTGGATTGTTTGGACCTGATTCGAATCAACGAAGATATGCGGGAAGTGAAGTAGGAAGTCAGATTGGGAgtgttgtaggtagccaaGTAGGTGGTGGCAGCCAGGTCGGCGTGGGGAGTCAGGTTGGGACATTCACCAGTGCAATTAGTCCGGAACAGCCAACACCAGCCCCTGGACTGGCCGCAAAACAAGAACCAGTAACTGAAACTTACATGGTTTCAACAAAAGCGCAGAGGATCCTAGCCCTGGCGGAGGATGCATTAAAAGAAGGAAAAGAGCTAGTCCTCTCCAAGTGAGTCTCTACTTGACACCCAGCCATTCCGATGGGTTCATCTAATACTTGGTCCAGTGTTTTCCCGCGAGATACTACTCCTATTCCAGGAGCCTTGGTACTTGGATGTATCCCTTCCTTCTTCGATTTATTCAGGGCACTTGTGCCAGTTGCGCATGGCGGACCTATGGCAGCATCCGCGGGGATTGCGATGCGCTTTTCAAACGATTGTCTCTATATGTCCGAAGAAATCAATCGCATAATAGCGGGCGTACCCCCAGGCGCTGTCGGAGAGGGCGTTCGTCCCAAACTACAAGAGGTAAAAGAGAAGCTAAAGGTGTTTGGAGAAAGTTGGTTTGAGGAAgttctggtacgttggaaTTGTCGGGGTGCGCATATTTGGCTAACAAAAATTGCTGAAACAGGATAACGAGAAATTGGCTATTTCCAAGTACCTTGAGTCTGCTGAAGGTTTCAGGAATATTCACGACCAAGCAAGGTATCAAGAATGCAGGCGCGCCGTCACACGATGCACACATGCTGTATCCAAGTTTTCACGGGATACCAAGGTATGCTGCAGTATTTCGCTCAATCTGTGAATAATACATATCGTGTATGCAGCCCGTCCTATCGTTTGCGAAGTACCATCTTGCGCTCGGTACACTCGTCGAGGATGTATTGTCTCGTCTGACGGACGACATTCTTTCAATGCACGATATCCCCGAGACCGAATCCCATCGCCTGCATGAGATATGCAAGTTGATGCACACTTTCGAATCTCTGTTTGTCCCCGATGGCGAATCGGTATGGGTAAATTTTCCTAGATATTCTTCGAGTAAACTAAGATGTGTAGACTTCTACTGTTTCACAATACGTTGCCTCCTGGTTCAAATACTCATACCTTTCTGAACTTCTTGTAAGTTTATGGCTCAACAGTCTACCTCGGATGTTCTAACGATCCTAATGTATTACAGGAAGCGTCACTCGCTGATATACGCCATCTCTTTGACATTGGAGCTCTTGTAGACTTCTCAGAGCAAGACCTCGCACACCTCATTCGTGCATTGTTTTCGGATAGTCCCAAGCGCCAGGAGCTTATCGAGCGAGTCTTGGCTGGGCATCCTGCCCAACCATAAAACAACCAAAATTTGTAAATTTGACGTATTAAAAGAGAATATCTAGGGAAATAAGTAATGCAAGTGTGCACAAGATCTTTTCATTCATCTGCTGTAGTTCTTTCGGATACAAAGAGTGTAATTTAACGTCTGAATTTGgttaatcacgtgactttcaCCGCTTTAGGCTGCACGTGAATAGCTTGCCTCATACTTCACTTTGTACTGTTGCACCAACCATGGACTATCCCGACATTGGAAATCTACGAATCTCGTCTGATAATGAGCACGATCACACCGGGCCTGCACCTAGTAACCAGGATACACGTGCAGGTGGATACGAGTCTCAGCAGGGTCATAGTGAGGATTGCTGCGCACGCGTCGAGTGGCTCCATTCTGGGGATGAGCCAGAAATAATAGTGAGTAGTCTGTCAAGCGATGCATCCGATTACCGCTCATTTCGATATAGATTACCGATGCCCAAAAAAGCTCTGAGGGTGCGGGATCTGTATATATTGCATACGTCATACGTTCTGGTGTAAGTCGTCTTTTGTATCTTCTATTGCCCCTATCCAACCCATAGTTAGAATGTCGAGACCCGGCGGCGTTATTCCGAGTTTGAGTCTCTCAGAAACAGCCTATCGAAGCTCTATCCCACTCTGATCATCCCGCCCATTCCGAGTAAGCAGACGATAGGTGATTATGCCATAAAGCAGGTACGGCATTGTACGTCCCAATCAATGTTCACTCACCTTGCTAGTAGAGCAAAGCCAAAGAGGATGCAAACCTCATTGCTCGCCGTAGGCGAATGCTTCAAGTATTCCTTAACCGAATTGCTCGTCACCCCATCCTCAGCAATGATCACGTCTTCCATCGCTTTCTGGAGCGCGATGTTAGTTGGGTGAGTTGTTTACATATTGGACGCGATATGATGCTTACACCTAGCAATAGTCCGAGGTTCTCAATTCCCCTCCGATCACACTACTTCCTAAGAATATCCTTAAAGCGCCTGCTCATAATCCTCTAGAATCCTCAGCCGCGCACGATTCTCTCCCAGTTCCATCGCCATCTCATCCTCTCCGTCGTCCCGATCAAAGATTTCTCGATTCCGAGTCATTTACGCAGAAGTTTGAAGCACACCTCACTGGACCTCTCGAAAAAGTTACTCGTCGAACCTCAAAGAGATGGGCTGAATACGCTCACGATACTGCTGAACTAGGTGCCGCACTCAATGCACTATCGTTATCTCTTCCCCCCCATGAAAGTGACGCGGTCGAACGTACGGGGCAAGCAGTTGACGCTGCTTACGTTGGTGCTACTAAATTAGTACAATCCATCGAAGCAGGCTGGACAGAGCCTATGCGGGAGTACGCAATGTTTGCAGGTATCATCCGCCGGCTCCTAGTTTACAGGCACCAAAAACACGTTCAGTATGAGATGACACTCGAGAGCCTAGATTCGAAGCGCGAGACACTGGACGAGTACGAGAGGAGTGAAGCAGAGGCCCAGAGGTTGCAATCAGCTCTGAGTGCAGCCACTGCTCCAAAGAGACCATCCCCTAGCGTCACACCCAATAATCTCAACGTTGCCCTCCCCTCTCCAAAGACTAACACCGGCAATGAAGGCTTATCCCCTCGCCCTGGAGCTTCGCCTGCGCCCTCTGCTGATTCGCTCACCCAGAGTCCCACTCAACTATCTATTCCAGACCCGGATGATTTCAACACTCAGAGTGCATGGGGAGGCGATGATGGGCCCAGTTGGGGACAGGGCGCTCGATCGCAAGCCTGGGCGAACCGTATCAGCTCTGGTCTATCGTCCACGATCGAGGCAGCGACAAACGTAGCGGCCAATGCTGCTTCGTCAGTTACTGGATCTAGCTCCGAAGCAACGCTACCTGCGCCTTCCTCGGGCCCCAGCACGAGTCGCGCTACCAGTCCGATGCACAAGCGAGGAGGATCAGGTCCAAAGGGATTTTTGAACGCGCTGAGCCATTCGTTCCAAGGAATCATGGATGTTGACCCAGAAGCGGCGAGGAGAAATGGAATTAGTAGGACCAAGGACGGAATTAGTCAGGCAAGTTCCTGGCCCACAGACTTTGATAATTATCATTTATGATTGGTTTAAAAGCTCGAGGATGCCTTGTTCGCTGCGACTCAAGATCTTAAATATGCGTCTTCGACTATTCAGGCCGATCTTGACAGGTTTCAACGGCAAAAGGTAGCAGACATTAGGGACATGTGCATCGCGATGGCAATTGCACACAGAGACTGGGCCAAAAACGTACGTTCTCTTGAGCTAGTTCTTATATCACAACGTCCTGATCTTTCTATTATTTGTGCAGAACTTGGAAGCATGGGAGGAGGCCAAAAAAGAGGTGGCCAAGATTGAGCCTCATCCAAATCATCCTCCAGTTGGAAACCCCGATGCGCCAAAGTCACCTTGAGAACGGACTCTTGTTCGAGAGATGACGACGTCATTGTTCATTAGTGGAAGAGTAACTACCATCTAATGGGCGGCTACATGAAGTGGAATGGACTTTCAACCTCTAgcttgtaattagttcatgCATATATCACATATTGGTGACACAAGGTCAAGTCAAGAACACCTGTGTTGTTATTGTATTCAGAATTATACCTAACTAGAAAGCAAATCGTGACACCATTTACGGATCCAACATCTCAACATCACTGCTCCCATCGGCCCTGTTGTCCACTGCTCAAACAGGTTCGACCTACCATTCGCCTCCGCACCCTTGATAGTGTTCAGTCGGCCTTTCGCCCATTGTTCAGGCTGCATCGCATTCCCTTGCCCCAAATGCAACCCCATCAACGTAAGAATCTGCACTAATGTATCCTTGGAGCTTTCAAATGCGTGTGTGTCTACGCGCGATCGTCGAATCCTCTCTCTGGCATACCCTTCAACCGTTCCCTTTACTGTGTGACCAGCTTTGACACTCTCTCCATTCAATGTTCGTCTTACACGGTCCAAAGTCTCTGTTGGAAGGATTTGAGAGTAGTATCGTCCAGCAACGGCACCAATGTCGAGCACCATTTCGTTTCCGGTGCCCAGTAGTTTACGAAACACGAATCCCGGAGGAGCAGGGGGCATCCCTTGAGGTGTCCTGGCCAAACTTGGGCCGGCCGTCGGGGCGAGCTCGGAGTCGGGATGCTCGGAGGATGTTGCGACAGGAACAGATGATGGAGGGACAAGTAGGCCGGTCGGAGGGCCGAAAATGGATGCTCTAGACGGGGCTTGTGGTGACTTGTGGGCAGAATCCGGCTGGGTTTCTTTCCGCGCAAGCTCATACAAGTCACCCCCAACGGATATGTTCGTGCCCGTCGGATCCTCCTGATCCGTCGCAATATGTGCCAAACGAAGGAATAGAGCACGGTCTAAGGCATCCTCAGAAGAAGGTGGTAAAAGGCCCATGGCATTGTCTGGGTCAAGTTCGTCGCGTGAAGGTCGCAAGCGCACAACATCTTCCAGCCAAATTCGTTCGGCACCCCACCACAGCCCTTGGAATAGCTCATCGTCGTTTGAGTAAGCGTTAGTTGCACTCCAGACTGGGACCAAGCAACCCATTATGTGAAGAGCTAGTGTGAATGCCGGTAGTGCATCGTCACGAGTATACGCCCCAGGACGAATTTCTAGAACTCTGTCGTATTCGGGAAGAGGATTGAAATGAGTGTATTCGGACAAGCCTGGACTGATTGGTCGGTTGGGCGGACACTCTTTGACGATGGCGAGGAGTGATTGGCTGGGGGTATACCCCAGCTGAGGAAGTAGGCGATTCTCCGGAACTGTAACCTGGTGGTTCACGCCCAACAAACGAATGTTGAACATAAACCGAGAAACAATATCGTAGTCTATTTCTCCGGGTTTATGCGGGGTTGGCTCGTTCTTTGTGGAGTATGATAGAACAATAGCAGGCCAAAAATCGATTTCGGTTCCATCGTCCGCGACAGGCACAGGCTCCATTAGAGCGACCCAGACAAGCTCGTAGGCACGGAAAATACGACCCGAGTTCAGATCTCTAACGCGTTCTGGGAGTGCTGTTAATACCTGCTCGAGAGCTGGAGTGGCCTTGGGCTTCTGTTGGTTAGCTTTGTTTTGCTCCCGAATGATCTTTCGTTGCGCATGGGTCATGGCCTCGCTAGGCGCGGATTTTGTCACACGTTGGTGATGTTCTGGTGCACGCTGGAGCCCACTAAGCTTTTGGACCTGGTTGACCTCGACTTGCGACTTAGTCTTTGTGCAATACTTGCAACCACAATTCTGGGGATTTAAAGTGGGATCAGTCACAAGCCACTTTGCGTGTGGCTTGAATTCATTTTTCGAACGAAAGCGAGCTGTGGTGGCAGAGCCTGGAAGCAGCTATCAGTGATTTAGGAGAGCACTTGGTGGAGACCTTGCGGGCGCACCACAAAGATAGAGATCATGTCTAGGGTTAGGAAGTTGCCCCTTTTGATGATCATATAACGCATAGCCTGCAGGCCACCCTTTCATCCAATAAATCCTCCCAGCTGATCGAACGATGTGGGTTATGATCATTTATATTGCGAAAGACGAAGCTTACCAGGAAGACCCATTGCATCAGCTACATATGTCCCTATGTCCCTTCTCCAGGAAACCGATGCCTCTTCCGTATCTCGAACTAAACGATAATAATTTACATTTCTTTCGCTGTCCTCGTTTTTTGTGAAGCTCACGCCAGTAGGCCGACGAGGATCAGAGGCGTCTCCATCCGACCTTGGCCATTCAAGCATTTGCGCATTAGATTCCTCTGTTAAATTCGGATAAACTTCTATACCAGTAAGTAATTCACGACAGGTACTCACTAGGGCCTATCTGCCCCGTGTCCGTAAATATTCCAGCACCAGCCACCATATTAGTACTGATTGGTGCTCAAGATAAGACGGGTGTGGTGTACAGGTTCTGACAAGCATTGCCTCAGGGCTCTTGAACGTAAGTTTGGTGATATTTATCTAAATGTGTGGTTGGAAACAAGAATTACGGTGATGCAACACCTCACTATAGGCTTTCACATATCTCGATAATTGATGCTAAAATAATTGTATGCTACATTGCTAATGGTGTTATTAATATAGGGATTTAATCTCTTGTTATATTATCGTTGGCCTCCGCTGTCCAGAACTCGCCGAACTTGAGGCCGCTGAAACTGAGATGCAAGGCTGTGTCGTGTGGGGCCATTCCCAGTTCCTCCCCATAAATTTTGTGGTGCTGGACCGTGACGTGACGATGAACGTGTGACCGTCGGTGCTTTTTTCGACTTCGAAGAGCGTCGGGAAAGTGCTGAGTCGGATCGTTGAAGAGATTCATCAGTGGCTGAATCTCCCATCTGGGTGCCACTGGGGGAAGCAAGTGAAAGGAGATATTCACGAACTGGCTGAGGACCATGAGATGCACTTGATGTACTATAATAAGACACCGTTGATACAGCGGATAGAGGGCGCTCTTTCATCCCATGCATGTCCCTTTGCACGGACCCATCAGCGAAAGACGACGAATCCCCCTTGAGGAGCTCCTGGGTCGAAGGGCGTACAGACCCCGCGACAGACTTAATCGGGTAAGTAGACAGTGGTGGAAGAGGTAGGGGGTATGCGGGATTGGATACCCTTTGCTTGGTAGAAGGGGATAGTGCAACAGGCGGTAGCATAGTGAGTGTGGGTTTGATAATCAACGGGCGTACTGGTGTCGTTGACGTGTAAGGATGTCCAGCATTGGATGGAATCTGGGACGAAGACAAGGAGGTCGACCTATATGCTGCCGGTGCTGGAATTTTGGGTACTGCCGTTGCCAGGGGTGAGTGGGGTAGAGAATACTTGCGCGGGTAGCTAGGTAAGTGTTGTGTGTCGGTGGGCTGATTAGATCGAGGCGAACTGGGCAAATTTAGTGGTCGTATGGGTTGAAGTGAATGTCTTGGAAGTGAAAGTGGAGGTGTGTTGACAGGTACGAATGGTGCAGATACACGGGACGGCCTTTGCTGGCCATGGATAAACACGCTGTTCCTTGCTCCTTGGATGAGCTCAGTCCTTGGCGAGCTCGTGCCTCGGCTGCGAGGTGATCCAAGAGGAGCTGGGGGAGAGATGCGAAGTATGCCCTTCTCAGGTTCCGGCCCAGCACCAAGCCCCGCAAAACCTGGACTACTCCCATTAGAATTTGCCGAAGAGTGGGACGGCGTCCATGAACGAGGCGCTGGTTCTACAGTTATTTGGATAGGTTGCGTAGAGCCATGGGACGCATGCGGCAAAGGGAAAGGATTTGGCAAGTCCGGGAATGATGGTCGGCGAATCCCATTCACACCAGGCGTCTGCATACGAAAAACAGCGCCACGTTCGACTTCTTGTGCGGGGACGCGGTGTGGGTGCCCCAGtgaaggctcttggcggagcgTTGGGGTTGAGGGGACGTATTCTCCTTGAGCTTCTCGGCGGAAATAACCCATGCGTTCTGCAAACCCAACGGGAGAATCCAACCCAGGAGGGCGGCCAATAGGCCGAGATGGGGTGGCTGGTAGTGGCGATGAATAAGAATAGCCCATTTGACGTGAGAGCGTCCGGCTGTCCTTATCTGCGACTACCCTGCGTAAAGACTCGATATCAAGCGGGCCCCTTTTCCTGGCAAGGAGAATGAGAAGAGCTATAAGAAAGCTGCAAGTTCATAATACTCACTGGAGTCGTCTCCCGGGTAGATTTTGAGGGGAATAGCTCGTCCGACTCCAAGAAACTTGTTTGACTTTCTTGTTCCAAACAGACTCCTTGTCCAAAGGATGAAGCTGGCTGTATCGCTTCGCTATAAAAGCCAGACAAATCGCGTACGAAACGACTAAAGCATATGTAAGAAACCAGCCTAGAACCCTATTATCGGTACATACGCAGAAAAGTCGAGGTCCATAACAGAATGACAACGGCAAAATGTGCACCACAAGTATTCCAGAAATCAAACCTGGGTCTAACCTTGCAGATTGAATTGTCCATGGTAAAGAACAAGGTAGCAACAGCAGAGACTACGAGCTTCAGTCATATGTGCTATCCCGAGAAGGAATTTGGCTCACTGAGATCGATCAAACCAGCTGCGCCATATAGTATCGCCTCGTTTGATACGTTCAGCGGAGACCGCATCAAATAATCCAGCACCATACTGTAGGCAGCATAGAAAGGTGAGGCAGGCTCTCTACATGAATGAATGCGCTACTTACATCACCGCAATTACTATGCTCATTGGAGCATTAGTTGCAACTATAAGTATAGGGAGCGTGGCTTTTATGTGGATTTAGTATACAGCTGATATGTTCTAGTTCAGGACAGTAGGTTACCAGATGATCCAGGGAGGTTTGCGATGATTATATTTGCAACACTGAGTAGCGATAAAACTCCCTGGCACAGGGAAACAAGCACTGTGGTCGCCAGCACAATGATTGACTATTCTTGCGAACTAGAAAGGGACGCCACTCACTCAAAGAAACAAATCTTAATTCAAAGGCGTGAAGCATGATAAAGATTATAAATTCGTAACGAGTGTTGAAAACTAGCCCTTTTCAGACGCGAGCCAGCCGTGCCTTGAACTTGAGATATTAGAAAGAGATGAATCAACGTTTTTCAAGTTTCCAGACTTGAAGGGAATTCAAGGAACTTGTAGCCTACACAGCggagggagggggaggagatGAGGGAAAGGGGGGCAGGCGGAAGGGTGGAGGTGGGTCGACCCAGAAGGTAGCCAGACATTGAGACAACCATGCGTCTTAATGAATTGACCATGGGGGATGTCTTTCGACTCGTCGTACCATTCTATCCTTTGATGGAAGTCGGTGGCTTGAGCGATGCATGGTCTTGAGAAGACAATGGAGTCTATTTGCAATTCCGCTATGTCCCAAATATTTACCTGGTCCAGTATCAAATAAAAATATGACAAGGGATGTACATGTATTTGTCATTATGGGCGTTGTTGGCGCTCTTGTCTGCAGGCACGCTTAAACGCGAAATTTGGTTGATAAACCGAGCAATAGTCTACAGCAGGTAATGACATTATACGGAGATGACCATCAAACTGCTCTACTACCTTGAGCCCGTTCGTTTTCTAGATCCTGCCCCCATTGCGAAACCTCTGGGTGCTTGATGTTGGGAACGCTGCTATCAAAGAAGGCCTGAAGTTTCTTGGGTTCGTCGGGAAAACATCTTTCGTACTCGGAGGCTTAGTTTTCATCGATCAACCCGATGCTCTGCCGAATAAACCAAATACATACCTTGAAGCGCCATTTCCAGACGGTCTAAATCTACAATTCACAATATCAGAGTTTATTTTGTAATTTATAGGCCACACATACCTTTTACGAATCTTGATTCGGGCGTAGTCTGTGTTTCGTATTCCTAGTTCGTCTTAGCGACTTGATTGATGTAGTTTAAAAAGTTGATCTCACCTCCCACAGCTCCTTGATTCGTATTGCCCCAGGGCCATCATGCAGCATATCGGAAAGCATACTCCTCATCCCCTCCTGTTGCTCGTAAGCCTCTTATGTCATATACCTATGTAACTCGATACTTGCCCGTTCTCGTTGAATCTTTTCGGCCTTTGATATGCCCTCCCACGGTGCAATATCACCCACAACAGCTTCGGCGAGATCATGAACAACAGCCATCATGACACACCTATTATTACAATCAGCTCTTACAGCTGGTCGTGCCCTCTAATTATGGACAACCACATACTTTGGAATGTCAAGGCTAGTATCGCTCGTACATAAGGCTAGAATTGACATTCGGTGCATATGGTCTGCGATGCTGAGGACGGAATCAGTACTTCCATCTGAAACGACATAAATCATTCTTATAAACCTTGCCTTTCGGGTCCTGGTATCTTCAATAATTCTCTTCAGCAATAAATGCAACTGATCGTGTCTTAGTATGTGTACCTTGGACTTTACCCATCCCGTCCGTTTTTGTGTCTACAAGCACAACGGCGAGTCCGCATATAAGAATCGCCAATGAATCATTTCATAAATGCGGACCTTTAACCTCTCTATTATATGAAAGAAAGCAAGTCGGTCGGTAGCGGGATCCATCGTCGGCGTGTACTTTGTGGGCAACTCACGCTCCCATGGCTGACCGGTCGACGATTGTGATTCATTGTTCATTTTTCTGAGTAATATAGCTTCCTAATTTATAGACGAATTTGTACTTTGGTTGAGACTTACCTGATATTGAATCGTTAAAATCGCAGTTGTGGTGATTCTATAGTCTGGGCGTTTAGCAGTCTTCGGTAACCTAATTTGAGACACGATTAGCTTATTTCAAATGCTCCATAGCAAAAGTGCGTCATTGGCCGTGATTTGCCCCACGCTTGTATCCATCTCTCATCTATTGAGATCTAGGTCGATTTAATGGCCACTGTAATTATGAATGCGCTAAAAGAAGAGGTCGTAGCCTCCAGCAATACCGTCGCCTCTGTCACCTCAACCGCTGTGTCAGCAGGTCGTTCCACCGCCTCACGTTCTGTGGCGGCATCCG
Proteins encoded:
- a CDS encoding sorting nexin-41: MDYPDIGNLRISSDNEHDHTGPAPSNQDTRAGGYESQQGHSEDCCARVEWLHSGDEPEIIITDAQKSSEGAGSVYIAYVIRSGNVETRRRYSEFESLRNSLSKLYPTLIIPPIPSKQTIGDYAIKQSKAKEDANLIARRRRMLQVFLNRIARHPILSNDHVFHRFLERDVSWSEVLNSPPITLLPKNILKAPAHNPLESSAAHDSLPVPSPSHPLRRPDQRFLDSESFTQKFEAHLTGPLEKVTRRTSKRWAEYAHDTAELGAALNALSLSLPPHESDAVERTGQAVDAAYVGATKLVQSIEAGWTEPMREYAMFAGIIRRLLVYRHQKHVQYEMTLESLDSKRETLDEYERSEAEAQRLQSALSAATAPKRPSPSVTPNNLNVALPSPKTNTGNEGLSPRPGASPAPSADSLTQSPTQLSIPDPDDFNTQSAWGGDDGPSWGQGARSQAWANRISSGLSSTIEAATNVAANAASSVTGSSSEATLPAPSSGPSTSRATSPMHKRGGSGPKGFLNALSHSFQGIMDVDPEAARRNGISRTKDGITRGCLADLDRFQRQKVADIRDMCIAMAIAHRDWAKNNLEAWEEAKKEVAKIEPHPNHPPVGNPDAPKSP
- a CDS encoding Transcription-silencing protein, cryptic loci regulator Clr2; the encoded protein is MVAGAGIFTDTGQIGPKESNAQMLEWPRSDGDASDPRRPTGVSFTKNEDSERNVNYYRLVRDTEEASVSWRRDIGTYVADAMGLPAGRIYWMKGWPAGYALYDHQKGQLPNPRHDLYLCGSATTARFRSKNEFKPHAKWLVTDPTLNPQNCGCKYCTKTKSQVEVNQVQKLSGLQRAPEHHQRVTKSAPSEAMTHAQRKIIREQNKANQQKPKATPALEQVLTALPERVRDLNSGRIFRAYELVWVALMEPVPVADDGTEIDFWPAIVLSYSTKNEPTPHKPGEIDYDIVSRFMFNIRLLGVNHQVTVPENRLLPQLGYTPSQSLLAIVKECPPNRPISPGLSEYTHFNPLPEYDRVLEIRPGAYTRDDALPAFTLALHIMGCLVPVWSATNAYSNDDELFQGLWWGAERIWLEDVVRLRPSRDELDPDNAMGLLPPSSEDALDRALFLRLAHIATDQEDPTGTNISVGGDLYELARKETQPDSAHKSPQAPSRASIFGPPTGLLVPPSSVPVATSSEHPDSELAPTAGPSLARTPQGMPPAPPGFVFRKLLGTGNEMVLDIGAVAGRYYSQILPTETLDRVRRTLNGESVKAGHTVKGTVEGYARERIRRSRVDTHAFESSKDTLVQILTLMGLHLGQGNAMQPEQWAKGRLNTIKGAEANGRSNLFEQWTTGPMGAVMLRCWIRKWCHDLLSS
- a CDS encoding HD domain-containing protein, translating into MSILALCTSDTSLDIPKCVMMAVVHDLAEAVEGMRSMLSDMLHDGPGAIRIKELWEEYETQTTPESRFVKDLDRLEMALQASEYERCFPDEPKKLQAFFDSSVPNIKHPEVSQWGQDLENERAQGSRAV